ctgtgtgtactgtagcatgtactgtgtgtactgtagcatgtactgtagcatgtactgtgtgtactgtagcatgtactgtgtgtactgtagcatgtactgtgtgtactgtgtgtactgtagcatgtactgtagcatgtactgtagcatgtattgtgtgtactgtagcatgtactgtgtgtactgtagcatgtactgtagcatgtactgtgtgtactgtgtgtactgtgtgtactgtagcatgtactgtagcatgtactgtgtgtactgtagcatgtactgtgtgtactgtagcatgtactgtgtgtactgtagcatgtactgtgtgtactgtgtgttctTCTCACCAGACGGCAGCGTTGATGATCTTCATTACGCACTCGTTGATACACTGACAGACGTTGACCAGTGGAGCTCCTCGCTCTCCCATTCTGCCCAGCAACAGGCCTACAACAACACAgcttattatcattattattattattattattattattattattattataagaataATCAGAAAACGCCACTGTGGTTTGTTCAGGGGGAGGAATGGGAGGGATTATGGGTAGAAGAAGTTATACCTGTTCACAAAAGAGTGAACTACAGAAACTGCAGACGTCTGATCTGTTAAACAACCAGCTCAATTTAGAAGACGGCGTTTCTTATAAAAACCTCAGGACGCAATAAGCGTGCGTCGTTCTGCTCACCCATGGTGGCGGAGAAGATGACGATGCCGAGGACGTTCATCTGCTGGCTGCTGCCGGGACTCGTCTTGTACATGATCTCCGGGGGCGGCGTCAGCTCCAGGTACACCGTGCGACCTTCGGGGCCGCTCTCGTGGGGGACCACGTACACGAAGTTTGGCTGGATGGTTCTGGTCGGGACTTTGAGGATGGGAACCAGGTCCGTTTTGtactgcagaaacacagagtCGGGTTTGTTACAGGAAGTTCTGAGACGATTTGAAAAAGTGCTAAACTTTCTCCGCGTGAGTCGTCTCACCTGCTGAAACGTGGCCTCGATTATATTAGAGGGAACCATGTTCCTGTGGAGGCAAAGAGAAGACGCGTGATTCAAAATGTCGAGAACACAAAGCTGCGATGTTCAAATATTTGAGCCTGAGTTTAAGATAAAAgcagaataataaatattatgatCAACGGCATCAAAACCCTAAAACAgatcaataaaacaaatgaatccAGACCAGCAGCTGCCCGATGGAAAAGGACGCGCTTCCTCTTCTAACAAGACCAGGACCATGAATAATTTGTTCCACTGTTCTGAGAGGAGACGGCCTCAATAAAACTTCTCAGCTGGACACTTGTGAATAATTTGGTGATTTTTGGACAAGAGGATAAGATTTTATCGATCCCACATAGGAGAAATTCACTTGTTACGGCAGCTCCAGATACAAGAATACACAACAGATGCAAAAGCACAGAAAGACACAATATACTGTTAGACAATAAGAGTAAGAGTTGTAAATAAAgatcaaatataaatatatagatattaCAGCTGCAACGATTATTCGATTAGTCGGTcgaaagaaaattaattgacaacaattttgataatcgatttttaagcaaaaatgtgaaaaatttgcTGGTTTTATCTTGTTAACTTGAGGAATTTCATTTAAAgtcttgacattttatagacttaccgattagttgattaatcatgGAAAAAGTCGGCAGAtagtcgataatgaaaataatcgttgcagccctaatgtatctatctattgatctatatatatatatatatatatatatatatatatatatatatatagtcgtgtgtttgtgtgatttacTGATTCCTTTTACTGATAGAGCTACAACTACCagtcgattaatcaataatcaatacgtaaaacattttaaaatgatttcaaatGACTTTCCTCTAAACATCGtggtaaattaaatattattttgattttggACAAAATGAAACTTACTGACATTTTCTGATGTTATTTTGACaaaacgattaattgattaatcgagaACATAATCAGCAGATTCATTGATTATAAGGATTATTGTACTTTTAGTTTAATCTGACacaagatgtaaaaaaaaaaaaaaggttttgtgtaATTTGGGGATCTTTGTGACGGGTTTGGTGTGATATCAAGTCGCTCATGATAATCCCAGTACAATCACTGatgtgaaataaatatataacctAATATATTCATGACATTTTGATGTATTAATGTTGTGACAACAGAAACAGGTACAGTTGAAAATAAAAGGTTGCTGCCACAGTGAAGAAGTAGTCGTGTAAATGACGTGGAAATGTTTAGTTTACTATAGTAAAGTACATTTAATGAAGTACAAAACAATCTGAGCTTTCATGTCACGCTGTAACATTTATTTAGATACTAACAACTTAACAAATCAagatttaacattaaaaacGTACGATAAACTTTAATTCAAAGCATGGTTATATATTAAACCAGTGGCTCCCGGCCCTTTTAGCGCGTGCACGTGATCCAGCACGTCCGACGTGACGCCGGACGGCAGGAAGGTAAACGCCGGTGAATCAGGAGGGAAAACATTTGAGATCACTCGACCTTCACCaggaaggtcagaggtcaacgGGATGATGATGCGTTCGACCTGCTCGTGAGCTGGGTCTGCCAACGTGCTGCAGCAGAGATCATTGATGGCACCGCCGCTGACTCAGTTAATCTGTCACTTATCCCTGCAGGATTACTAAAAATACACCGATCAGCCCGGTCTGTAACTGgattaatgtgtgtttgtgtgttttctacTACTTGTTGTTGATCTAAGTGTTGTTCGGCCGCTCCGGTCTGTCAGTCACCGAGTTTCTACAAACTGATCTGTTCACAGAGCAACTGCACTTTTATTAGCCGACCTTTTATTAAAACGACCTGTGTGTTACGTATAACTGATCTTAAAGCCTTGAGTCGAATGTAAacaactattaacacaaattcaagAAATCCCCGTGAATTCAGAGCGACTTGCAAATTTGACCGATCGCTGCAACTTCTCTGGAAATTTGCAACATGCTGTCACGCCTCAGCAAACTCAAACTATCAGACGACGCAGCAGCACACGTGCGACACCAATAACTTCAGCAAAGCGGGGAAGCTGTTCTGCAGAACGTGCAGCGTTGTGGTCGAACATAAAGGAAACACTTTGAGAGAGAACGTCAGAAAAACATggaggaggtcagagagacactgagacacaggctgctgcatccGATCAGCTGCAGGACAGAATCAGCTGGTTTAAATATGCGGGGTCAGGCccggatatacttgcttttaactacgcgTTTGGGTCCGCAAGATGGCGTCCGTGCGTTCCTTTGGAGCGTAGGTTGTGCACGTCTGCAGAAATTAACGCTACGCGCAAACTCCTGCTCCAAACACCAGCCAGGTGGTGGCGAtatgcagttggtttgccaaccgccgttaaacacaaaagaagaagaaagtcaGATTTAAGAAAGATTTATGGCGGGTTGTTTAgaataaaactcctggagctagtccgCAATTACTGAGATCGTTATGACGTCTCATTAAAACCACAACCTGCTCCAGTGTCGCCGTGTTTAGTTTGTTTACAATGTGCACATTCGAGAGATGATCCGGTCCTAGTGGATTCAGGTTAAATCCTCCCGGTACACgcaaagtacgcaggcaagtatgtgaacaacGTCGTTCGCTTCGCCGACACCTGTCTACGCCTACACATTGTTAAAAAGTAAGTATGTCAGGGGCTTTAGGGTTAGGCCCTTTTCAACTATATTTCTAAAGTTTAAAATCCACCTTTGCTGTTTTCACTTGTTCCCACAATTTAATAGCAAAAAAGAACATTGCAACTTTCATCACtattttttagaaaagctgctgcaaaatctgaaaaaaggCCCTTGAAAGCCTGGAGGGACTGATTAAAGATGATTAAAGTTaagatttatttaacttttacttCTTTTGACAGCGAttcattatttgtatttttagtgttttctttaTTCACAACTAAACATTACCTTAATTATCAACTTATCTGCCAacaattttattaataaattcattgttttgtctgtaaacTGTCaaaatttatcatttatttatttctgtaaagctgacgtcttcaaatgtcctgttttttatttccaacagtccaaaactcggGTCACTGAGAGGCCGACTCCGAGAATGATTGACAGTTTGTGGCTGATAAACTGTCCCCCCCCCGACACTGAGTTTAACCCACTGAAGGATTTATTATTGCCATGTTTCCTCCCTCTATAAACACCTGCTGCTCAGAGGTTTCTAAACTACGTGGAAGCACGTGAAAGCCATGAGTCCTGAGTTCTTTCCAACGGTATTGATGATAACTCTCTTTAAATACTGATATTGtgttgtaataataaaaaataaaacacaccaatgctgttgacacaatgtacagataacctgcaacccttgctggagcaagagaactACACAACGATCATATAcgatatttaatgtttaattaggctcaaaactcatgttaggtctaattttcgggacaaaCCGGAAAGGGgtcgggacaactgctcgtaATTCGGGACTGTCCCGGATTTTTCGGGATGTCTGGTCATCCTACCACCGTGAAAAGAGTAgcgttatttcctgttgctggaGTTTATAGGTGTTATTCACCCTGGGGACCCTGGGGACATTGTCCctaccacttttttaaagcacactttgtttaaaaacattctgaaatacAGCTTGcagttaactaacaaatgaaaatgcctttagaaaggtttgtttacacattaagaaaacaggcaatgcaattaaaatgtagAAGAAGCAAAAGTGCACTGTCCAAAAAAAAGGAACTTAAGCAAAAAAACACCCAAAAAACAAGCGCTGATTATAAAACAACCTAAAAAcgatcagtaactttaacaagctgttgacacagtttcttttttttcccgtTCTCTCcttgtgaacatgacaaaagaggagggacgACTAAATcgtgcctgcatgtgtgctgccTCAGCAGGGACGATTAGCTCGGCActgaggatatctttaaaacactgtctAAGCATCTTTTAGTCTCGTTCTGGTGAACCTAATATCGCGTATCGtgaagtgtctcttcacacccctgaTCTGAGCCCCTGTGTCCCCAccgcttttcaacacaaagtgacgcccttgctgGAGTTCAGTGGTTGAGATTGTAGAGAAGGTGCAAACTACAGGTCTTAATAAGACGGGAGCTCTTCTGAAAACATGATCTGTGAAATTTTAGACggtctctaaaatattttgacctgcatttctatttttctgcatCTTTATCACCATGGATGGACCACGATTTCCATGCCTGATCAGcgaggctgctgtcagtgcatCCTGACCTGTGCCggagatttaaataatcaataaagtTATGATGCCGTACCTCAtgtgtaaatgtgcacagtGGAACATCTTCCCACCTGAATAATGCGCTCATTAAACTGCAGTGAAAGGTAGTCAGGTCAAAAGTAGTGAAAAGCATTGTAATGCAGTAATATAATTAATTACTGTAAAATGACAGTAACTAATAATCTATGATGTATTACATTTGGGAAGCAACACTGAGCATGACGCACAGCAAGCAAAACCTCCAACCAATAACATCGTCTCCAATTTAAACTTTAACCTCAACACCGCCTGCTGCCTTCAACCTTTACCAGAAGTGCGCTCTGAGCTGCGCACCGTCACGCACATCGCAGTCATCAATATCCAGCCTGTATCCTTACTTACATTCCCcccaaaacaaactcacaggtttcatttgaaggcagcatcttTTCAAAATGACAGAGGAAGATATTCAGCGTCTGATGCGCTGAGGCGGGCTGTCCTGGCTCCAGAGAGTCCCCCATCTGATACTTTATGGCCTCTGAACATCCACCTTTAAGCTGACCTCTCTCACCTGATGAGGTCGAGCAGGGCGTCGGCCGAGGTCATGACGGGCCCCGCTCCCAGCCGGTGACTCTCCATCTCCGTCCCCACGCCGGGTTTGATGATGAGGACGAGCACGATGCCGACGACCACGGCGATGAAGGTGGTCCACAGGTAGTAGGTGACGGTCAGGACGCCGATACGACAGCACGCCTTCGACTCCATCGACGACAGACCCGACATCAAACTGCACACAGGACAAACGGACAGAATgcgtttagcctagcttagcataaggacAGGAAGCGAGTGGAGACAGCTAGCGTAACATGTTTGTTAGGTTTCAAGTTCAGTTTGATGAAAATCACCTCGGCGAGactcaaaacagaaagaaagtcagcattttttttctttactgtctaatgctaattagcaaatgctagcatgctaactaagatggtgaacatcataaacattatacctgctaaaaaggatgttagcatttagctcaaagcaccacagtacagctgctagcatgactgaagacttattattatttgggaATAAGCAGCGTTCCGACAGTTTGGCATCTTCCTGACCTTGAAACTCTTAAGCTCTGGTGGGAGGTTCATTCAGATGAAGCAGCTTGTTGGTATTTTggtggaaaatgtgtttttgagctGACGTCTGTTTCTGGTGCAGCGTCCCTCTGCTGCCACTTTAGTAGTTTTACTTACAAAAGCTAAACTAAAAACTTGCAGCAAATGTGTAGAAATCACAGAATaatcttaaaatgtaaattttaaaataattttaattaaacactCTCCAATGTTATcgtgacaaaaaaaatttaaaccatTCGATATCggtaattatcacgataaaggtacaatctttatttctttcaagtttagaggctgatttttgctcctgagtgaaaacttgaagaaaccagatagtTAATTGTGGTTGAACGTGACAAACACTTCACTAAaaagtggatcacttcacaaatctgaggtagaacattcaaattataaaaaaaagtaaatcttttttcagccccttttcctcaacataataaatatcttaatagaaaaatgaagtgctaatttgtttgtgatttaaatgaaataaatcaaacatttattgacttatattgttattgagaaatattatattgtgataattatcattattggtttcttgcccagccctactctCCAACCAATAGATGTGATTAAAGCGACACTATGTAGTaattttatcatgtaatttgGAGAATGACGTCTTTTATCATGTCTGGCACTACGCAGGATTGAATTTCAGGGCAGGATCGCGAGAACAGCGTTGCTGCTTTATAACCTCACAACACTTAACAACAGTCTTCAGCGAGCTATAAGAGGAAGCAACAAGGATAAAATGTACAGTGTGAGTTCTCTGGAAGAAGCTAGCTGTGtgttctcagtatggatatcagaggctgcaaagagactgaagaagatgtcggaggaagcgaggaagagaaaaagagagagactgagcGAGAGACCGGAGAAGAGTAAATCTGGGACTGGGGCTGAGCAGCCTCTATGGACGTAACGTTAACTAACGTCAGAGGCCAAGAGACCGAAGAGGACGCTGACggaggaagcgaggaagagaaaaagagagagactgagcgagagctagtgttgtagtactggAGACCGGTCTCGAGGCCACTTTTTAaaggtcttggtctcgtctcggactcgaccgcacttgtactcggtcttgtctcggtctctggcattgaggactcaggattttatttcaagtccATAACTTTggtaatatcaataaattgcttttgcattatCTGTATTTATTAACATTCTAACTTTGAGTGGATGTAGATAACCCTAACTAAAAATGCGTTGTTACCTgtgatggtaaacatggaaaaggagcgttgcttacgttgatttcagctcttagtgtttgtatgtgtgagttttaatgggaatgtggatctttcagatcaatctgAGAAGCACctctgatttttttgtgtgccatgtaatgtggggaactggtcttggtcttgactcggtctcagcccctaaaatctcggtcttgataaactctggtctcggtcttgacttggtctcggtttgggcggtctggACTACAACACTAGCGAGAGCTCAGTGAAATAAAAGTAGCAGGACAGACGGCGAGCTTGACGTCTCTCTGTTGGACTGCTCAGTAGTGTTGCTctgtcttgtgttgtcgcaCTCGCATTATGTTTGGCTGTTTTTCATCATaattaatgtaatcataacaacgCGCGTGCACGTGCACGGAAGtcattatctgttatttaatttatttatttattttaaccctGTCCTGCCCTgtagacagattttactttaacattatattaatatactcctttgtctgttttattatttatttaaatatgtatggatttgtcaccgggccggacaggggggagAAGGCATGGCGATGGAGGGAGCAAACAAACAccacagagagaggagaacacctgcaagagaaggtgggggggggggggacaacaggaaacagaacaggAAAATAACTCCGGCTGTCCTTATTTATAACAGCGGGGAAGTTCACTCTGAAACGGTCCCAAATCGCTCAAAGCACCACATCTCACATGATGTCGCTTTAAAGATGGAACGTCTGTAAATCATCTTtgatttataaataaatcagtgatTCTTCCATGACTGAAATAAAGTTTCTCCTTCAGTTAATTTAATCTCCGCAGACACCggaaggcagcagcagcagcagcagcagagctgggTGACgttgcacaaacacactgttcaCTGTGTTCATTAAATCacctgaacacaacacacattaCACTGTGGAACATATTAggaatataaacaaaacagaccaAAGTGAAACACAGACGAGTCCAAGATTCTGTCCTGAGGATTCAGCACAACCACTGAGTTTTCTCTGGAGCTAAACACTCCCCATAAAGTCTGTTAGAGGGCTGTGAGGAGCAGAAACGTCTGGAAACCACTGCAGTAGAGGAACCTTAAATGTCAGAAAGGGTCCAACACGTAAAAGCAGTCGAgtaaacactgactgtgatggATTATCTCCCCTCAGCAGGGTGATTTTCAGCGTCACATCGACCCACCTGGACGTGATGAGGGGAAGAATGAGCATCTTCAGCATCCTCATCAGCAGCTCTCCGGGAAAAGAGAAGTAGATCTTTGCCTGAGGAGATAAACGAGAGATGCGTTTTAGAAAATACACgtcacttcaaaataaaagcgggACGTTGTCATCGTGTAGTTGGCAGGAGATTTCTCTGCTATGTAAATCAGCGTccagtagagctgcaacaaacGATTATTGTCACGGTTaattaatctgtcgattatttGATTAGTCGTTAATTAGTCTAAAAGTGTCCGaaagatgtcaaaaatgttgatcagtgtttcccaaagcaaAAGATAACGttattaaatgtcttgttttgtccacaacccaaatagcTTCAGTTTACTCGTCACAGAGGAGGaatgaaaccagaaaatattcacatttaaacgCTGGAATCAGATAATTTTCTTCCTTGTTTGACTGGGGCCAGTCAAACAAGGTGTGCcacaaggctcagtgcttggacCCCTCCTTTTCACCATTAACATGCTCCCCCTCGGCCAGATAATACGTCACCATGGTCTCAGtttccactgttatgctgatgacacacagctgtATATCAGCACCAAACCATCCACTCAGCTTCcctgaaataaaaacctggatGTCATCCAATCTACACAAGCTAAACAGCAGCAAAACGGAGCTAATGGTAGTGGCTCCCAAGCCGCTGCTCCtgaggataataataataataataataacaacaataataatctttatttgtagagcacttttcaaaaacaagttacaaagtgctttaataagtgtaaagacaataatacccaaaagacaataatacaaaaacaattcaagataaaagcaagaaaacattgaaaagactaaaaggtcagaaatataacaaggcgagaggccatgaagagctttaaaagtgatcaatagaattttaatgtCAATTctaaaaagaagcaaaaatatgagtaatgtggtcatatttcttt
This genomic stretch from Micropterus dolomieu isolate WLL.071019.BEF.003 ecotype Adirondacks unplaced genomic scaffold, ASM2129224v1 contig_12226, whole genome shotgun sequence harbors:
- the LOC123966015 gene encoding excitatory amino acid transporter 5-like — its product is MRMLKMLILPLITSSLMSGLSSMESKACCRIGVLTVTYYLWTTFIAVVVGIVLVLIIKPGVGTEMESHRLGAGPVMTSADALLDLIRNMVPSNIIEATFQQYKTDLVPILKVPTRTIQPNFVYVVPHESGPEGRTVYLELTPPPEIMYKTSPGSSQQMNVLGIVIFSATMGLLLGRMGERGAPLVNVCQCINECVMKIINAAVW